The DNA region TGCTGCGCACTCCCGGTATGCACATCCAGCAGAAAGAGACCGCCGTGGTTAAGATACATAACGTTATGGCCCGGGAGCACTTGGAATGAATCGATGTAGGCTGCCGCAGTCAATAGTTTGAGTGTACGTGTCCCAATTTGGTAGTGAAAAAGCCCGGCAGTTTGATCGTTGTATTGAGCGGATACATATAAACTCTCAGTTTCCCGGTCATAAAATACATCCGTGATCCTTTCTTCTTGTAAATCTGCTATTTGTACACCTGAGCCCGTTAAAAGCCTCAAACGTTCTTTAAAATATAATCCTTCAATTAGATGCTTGTAGTCGTCTTGATCGGCACTGTTTTGCATATAAGCACTGTCTGAGTCGATCCAGATGAAGCAGCCTTCACTGTAAAAAACGGTTTTGGACGGCACCTTCATTTCCCGATGGTTCATCTGCTTATTCAGTAAATTATAGGAGCTGACGGTGATCTGCTCGCCCCCCCACTTGGGCAGGGAGAGAATCCTGTTTGGTCCCGTAACATAAAAAGTGGAGTTACCTTTCTCCTGCAAAGGAATACTTTCCGTTGTTACATGAGCAAGCCTTGGTCCTGATGACGGAGCCGGATATGAGCTGGCAAAATCCTCTTCCTCCAGCGAAAAGGTCTGATTTTGTCCAGGTGTAAAATAATGGCCTGCCGCATAAAAGCCGAGTATAAAAAAGCCAAGTAAACCGGCCAGCAGCAGTATATCCTTGACCCGGTCAGGAAGAATCCGTTTAAACATTCGGCTCACCCGCAAAACGCACAGTAACTGTGGTGCCTTCGTTAATATTACTCTTCACTTGAATGCTCCCCCCGTGCTTCGCAACAATCCCTTTAACAATGGCGAGGCCGAGTCCGGCGCTTCCGCGCTCCCGCCCTTTCCTTCCCGGCACGCGGTAAAACGGCTCGAAAATATGCTCCAGCTGAGCTGGCGGTATCCCTTCTCCCTGGTCTGCCACCTGCAGTATGGGGGCCTCCCCCTCTTTGAATACGTCAACCCGCACGGCAGAATTTACCCTTCCGTAATTAATAGCGTTGTCGAGCAGATTAATAATCACTTCCTTTAACCGGTTGCGGTCTCCCATTACGTACAGCTTGTCCTGTGCGCTGGTTTGAATGCGGATGCCATATTTGGCGGCTTTGATCTGCAGCTCCTCGCTCGTTTCAAGAACCAGCTCACCGAGATTCACCGGTTCCATTCGATATTCCGTTTGGGCGGACGATGCCTGGGCCAGCGTCAGCATTTCGATTACCGTTTGATTCAGCCGCTTGCCCTCCCGAATAATCGAGTCCAGCCCCCTTTCAAAAAACTCGCGCTCAGTAAACCCGTTCTCCTTTATAATCTGGGCGTAGCCTATGATCGTTGTTAAAGGAGTTTTCATCTCGTGCGTAGCATTATCGAAAAACACTTTGTTTTGCGCTTGAGCTTTCTTTAATGCATCTCGTTCCTGTTCAATGATACGGATTTGCTCCCTGATCTTCTGCACCATCTTCTTGAACATGCCTGCCAATTCACCGATTTCATCGCGTGAAGACACACGTATATCTATGTTGTAATCCCCGGCATACACCTGCTGAGAGCTTTTGGACAATTGGCGGACAGGCTTCGTAATTTGTCTGGAAATGATGATCGAGCTGACGAATACAATCAGAAAAATAACGGCAGCAAAAATTTGAATCGTCTGCTTGAATCGCAGACTGGCGGTATAGAGCTGAGAATAGTCCTTTTGATATCGGACGATGCCGTAGGTCTTCCCACCAGCTTCCAGCGGGTACGCCAGTGCGGCAGTCGCACGATTCTCTGAGAAATGAATGTTATAAGCGATTTCGCCACGCTGTGCTGCATCCAGCTCCTCTCCCTCGCTATCGCTCGCGCCTCCGCCCAATTGATTTCCATCCCGGTCATATAAACGCACTTCACTGCCAAGATCCGCACTGAGCTGTCTGGACAGCCCCTCCGCTTCATCCGAAAGGGAGGTCTCGCCAGGCTCGCGGTTGCTCAACAGAAAATATTGGTTAATATAGATATCCAGACTTTTCTTAGCGGCGATCATGTCCGTTTTGACTGTCTGCAGCATATTCATCTCTGTGATCCGGTAGGATACGATTAACAGCGAAATCAGGCCGGCAAAAATTATTACGGAGAACAGAATTACCATTTTGTGCTGAATCCGAAACCTCATGCCCTCACCCTTGCTGTACCAGTTTATATCCAATTCCGAACACGGTTTCGATTAAGGAGGGACGGTTCGGCTCATCCAGTTTTTTACGGATCCGCTGTACGTGAATATCAACGGTTCTCGTATCGATGACTACCTCGAAGCCCCATACCTTGTCCAACAGCTCGGATCTGGAGAATACGCGGCCCTTATGCTCCGCAAAGCATTGCAGCAGCTCATATTCCTTTTGCGTGAGTACGACCGGGACACCATTTTTCCGGACTTCCCTCTTCTCCTTTTCCAGCGTAATACCATAGCCCAGGTTAAGAACTTGGCTGGACATATGCTCCACTGCTTCCGCTGTCAATTCAATTCTCCGAAAGACCGCCTTAATGCGCACAATGACCTCCCGGATATCAAAGGGTTTGGTAATGTAGTCATCCGCCCCCGATTCGATGCCCAGAATCCGGTCAAACGTATCCGTTCTGGCCGTCAGCATGATAATAGGGGTATTGGAAGCTTCAAGCACCTGTCTGCATACGTCGAACCCCGTCATATCCGGAAGCATCAAATCCAGCAAAAGCAGATCCGGCTTCCAACGGGTAAAAAGCTCTAGCCCCTCTCTTCCGGACTCCGCTGTTTTTACTCCGTATCCTTCTTTCCGCATAGAAAAGGCAAGCATATCCGATATGGAAGGCTCATCTTCTATAATAAGAATTTTTTTGGTTTCCATATTTGCAAATCTCCCGGCCCTTCTGGTTTCACTCCAGCAGTATAATGCCTGCTTGTTTCAATTGTACACATAGATGTATCCAAATTGTAAACAAACAAAAAAGGTGCAGTCTCCTTTCTATCATCTGAAAGGCTGCACCTACTTTACTCAGAGGTCTGGTTCATCAGAGCTGGGTTGACACAGGAACGGCTTCACCAAAGTGCTTCTCAGCACGATTATTTGCCTTCCATTCTCTCCCGATCTTTGGCAAGCTGTGCTTCCGCCCGGTCTGCCGCTTCATCCGAGCCCGTTATATGCGACTGGTCTACCGCTGCCCTGGCGTGACGAAGCGAGCGTTCCGCCTGCCCGATCATGTGATCGGTCGGGTGCTCCTCCGCCTGCTGCACGGCATGATGCGCAGCTTCCACTGAATTCAGCGCCTGCTCCGCTTTCGAAGGAGCTTTGGCTCCTTGTTTGTTGTCCATCTGTTCTTCCTCCCTTCTGCCGAAACATACCCGTTTAGTATGCTGGTCGTCCTGGGTTTGTATTCCGGTGATTT from Paenibacillus ihbetae includes:
- a CDS encoding sensor histidine kinase → MRFRIQHKMVILFSVIIFAGLISLLIVSYRITEMNMLQTVKTDMIAAKKSLDIYINQYFLLSNREPGETSLSDEAEGLSRQLSADLGSEVRLYDRDGNQLGGGASDSEGEELDAAQRGEIAYNIHFSENRATAALAYPLEAGGKTYGIVRYQKDYSQLYTASLRFKQTIQIFAAVIFLIVFVSSIIISRQITKPVRQLSKSSQQVYAGDYNIDIRVSSRDEIGELAGMFKKMVQKIREQIRIIEQERDALKKAQAQNKVFFDNATHEMKTPLTTIIGYAQIIKENGFTEREFFERGLDSIIREGKRLNQTVIEMLTLAQASSAQTEYRMEPVNLGELVLETSEELQIKAAKYGIRIQTSAQDKLYVMGDRNRLKEVIINLLDNAINYGRVNSAVRVDVFKEGEAPILQVADQGEGIPPAQLEHIFEPFYRVPGRKGRERGSAGLGLAIVKGIVAKHGGSIQVKSNINEGTTVTVRFAGEPNV
- a CDS encoding response regulator transcription factor, which encodes METKKILIIEDEPSISDMLAFSMRKEGYGVKTAESGREGLELFTRWKPDLLLLDLMLPDMTGFDVCRQVLEASNTPIIMLTARTDTFDRILGIESGADDYITKPFDIREVIVRIKAVFRRIELTAEAVEHMSSQVLNLGYGITLEKEKREVRKNGVPVVLTQKEYELLQCFAEHKGRVFSRSELLDKVWGFEVVIDTRTVDIHVQRIRKKLDEPNRPSLIETVFGIGYKLVQQG